In Irregularibacter muris, a single window of DNA contains:
- a CDS encoding basic amino acid ABC transporter substrate-binding protein gives MKKGMFTLLIIVLMIAFVGCNSAQGTEGQGEESQQSQGKDTLVVGTSADFPPFESHEVVEGKDMIVGFDIDLLNEIAKELDVDIKIEDIDFNGLVAAVQTGKIDMAISGMTPKPDRLEKVDFSDSYFKASQALLVKKGIAKDIDSMDRLKGKIVASQLGTTSDDVISSFEGIEVKKYNRTNDAVLDLNNGRVEAVIIEDTIAKAYVDKNPGIEAVIPEDLNEEEEPFAIALPKGEKELLDKINGALKNIKDSGKYDELVEKWFE, from the coding sequence GTGAAAAAGGGAATGTTTACTTTACTTATTATTGTTTTGATGATTGCATTTGTAGGATGTAATAGCGCACAAGGGACAGAGGGTCAGGGAGAAGAATCACAACAATCTCAAGGGAAGGACACTTTAGTGGTAGGCACTAGTGCAGACTTTCCACCCTTTGAGAGTCATGAAGTAGTAGAGGGGAAGGATATGATTGTTGGTTTCGATATTGATTTGTTAAATGAGATCGCAAAGGAATTAGATGTGGATATTAAAATTGAGGATATAGATTTTAACGGATTAGTGGCAGCTGTTCAAACTGGAAAGATAGATATGGCTATATCAGGAATGACTCCCAAACCAGATAGATTAGAGAAAGTAGATTTCTCAGATTCTTATTTTAAAGCCTCCCAAGCTTTGTTGGTGAAAAAAGGGATAGCTAAGGATATTGATTCTATGGATCGATTAAAGGGAAAAATTGTAGCTTCCCAATTGGGTACAACTAGCGATGATGTCATTTCATCCTTTGAGGGTATTGAAGTAAAAAAATACAATCGGACCAATGATGCTGTGCTGGACTTAAATAATGGAAGAGTAGAGGCGGTCATCATAGAGGATACTATAGCCAAGGCTTATGTAGACAAAAATCCTGGTATAGAGGCAGTCATCCCTGAAGATCTTAATGAAGAGGAAGAACCCTTTGCCATAGCATTGCCCAAGGGAGAAAAGGAATTACTAGACAAAATAAATGGAGCTCTAAAGAATATAAAAGACTCAGGAAAATACGATGAATTAGTTGAAAAGTGGTTTGAATAA